Proteins from a genomic interval of Nitrospiria bacterium:
- a CDS encoding DUF1059 domain-containing protein, protein MPTKQYKKLGCLDANPTGGCAFEIRAETEDEVMRIMGDHAKVMHKMASLPPEMISKVKSAIKTVPVNV, encoded by the coding sequence ATGCCTACGAAACAGTACAAGAAGTTAGGGTGTCTGGACGCAAATCCGACGGGGGGCTGCGCGTTTGAAATCCGGGCCGAGACCGAGGACGAGGTGATGCGGATCATGGGCGATCATGCCAAGGTCATGCACAAGATGGCCTCCCTTCCGCCGGAGATGATTTCCAAGGTCAAGTCCGCCATCAAGACCGTGCCGGTCAACGTATAA